In Gadus chalcogrammus isolate NIFS_2021 chromosome 11, NIFS_Gcha_1.0, whole genome shotgun sequence, a single window of DNA contains:
- the si:dkeyp-69b9.6 gene encoding uncharacterized protein si:dkeyp-69b9.6: MESEVSGRSGGSSSSRSNRPGASSGSVIGRSLDSSRTDFSFSRGSSNIASPFGRSASVSSGGIIVAGPGAGGVAPTPPCASEWEMFQFGKYNLDIIEMLSGHQAHQFKGLGLDRQLQHQQQVQLHQHQLQQQQQQAESSGALLSGLGLGPLQGSRSNAFSDSASIFAKMSAPPPPPLQQQPSSSQSSRSKSSKMSGSSSSHSSSYPQFLRSFHPSESPLAQEQLHPSVSRFEHFAGGSSAGGSSGGLGGLVTSAPPLPPPLHPGLSVPQASPGPSSSSPSPSSSVATSNNPSSSSAVSTLGHQLVGTQSDARSLHQQFSCMLAANQYFLSGVPANASLEQFLVQQGTHNHLGIGLSQSGGDSSSGLAPPPALHSSHSHGHSTAQPQPPPQQPPLQQQLPPHSLSHPHSHSHHHLHPGSQPSSLSGFDFQGIPVLSSNQIASLMQQEAGLPLPLPLHLSLSKDDGKGENSGGGSGSSSRRKKAMAGYLPQRKSDNVSSNSSSHGHSSHGGNPNASSSGGGLSHGQPPALIGGGVGGENPALHASSSSSSVVSSSSSAPSTVASVQVNNNSHLSKRDNQGPLQHNTTQPEEDCVYNCGECNKSFNHLSSLRRHLRMHEPTAAGTSNTSATGPNPIHIKAQLDPSLPHSTQDTAPPSVNSCSSPDKMFSCSDCGKGFKKKGHLLQHGVIHSSARPYGCSTCSRAFNRRESLTRHEKIHEEKPFRCPACGRSFRESTSLLNHAASGTCGKPGRGPKQRCDKTGLDGNDRLGCSSETGSRNGETYQVNRGVIYGKTEEDDGVIVVGEGEPKSGLVCDGIFQPGRGGNPNERDRGDGKYPSDYSRNRYTGYHDDHHSQGNPSPGYSGASPCGGGMGGPALRKAPLAPTLHPHPPSQSQHHQHHQQQQQPHLPLSSLLDDSEDDVTSSVNHAISAITAASSSGNRGDDRGDIIGGLLGGLGLGPLGSPSSTSGIDKSFRGGVNQGNMNGNPQNANVKPKRPRKPRAKKDPNAPGQPPKRRQYTPRSGPSGLPRPYLCSVCGKGFARRETLRRHDRVHTGEKSHHCSVCGKYFREAFHLSKHQTVHSGAKNYKCAICGKEFGYSQSLRRHNKLHQKGEIEEVPTTPAGETLNSFNPNTQCRGSQDGSQNEANTSSSYYSYAQDVKPQGSDTQPPPRLYTCAICWKSFRHHFHLTAHHQTVHEGGSEKLFCCEVCGKAFAYSNSLTRHRQSQHGLTRTEQSNPREGSSGSAESRGGPDVGQSTSESEAATNVLLQMAPSAESHGGHSVVTHGHPQAAPQPPAGYSPLFYDTATAQPPASNALPYSQPLPPNSTVIPAQHQHSPAGVKGEHIYPAGSRSHTLHTTAPFQPLTELPSTEHHHLHHHHSHHHHHQHHNHPPLSTHQSHQHHHEPSLQSSPEEIKRRPAKKKNSLQRGEMGTKWGASDTARGKRSTRWRKTGSATGLRLKNKKPGTLLLKIRRGGEHGGGGYELVTTGGAKVQIMRSLKSVKNFTCPICPNAMFSYQAGLLVHRALKHPQKALSPQERLQCSVCGRQSPSPLAAFIHRATHRAKGSFSCRRCSACFWNATLLERHRAFCCRRAKGSQRGSTLSLKPSKMAAQSGNQEESSESSYQPEVYGY; encoded by the coding sequence ATGGAGAGTGAGGTCAGCGGACGTTCTGGAGGAAGTAGCAGCAGTCGAAGCAACCGTCCAGGAGCCAGTAGCGGCAGTGTCATTGGGAGGAGCTTAGATTCAAGCCGAACGGACTTCAGCTTTTCCAGAGGAAGTAGTAACATAGCATCGCCGTTCGGACGGAGTGCCTCCGTTAGCAGCGGTGGGATCATCGTCGCGGGGCCAGGCGCAGGAGGTGTGGCCCCGACACCCCCATGTGCCAGTGAGTGGGAAATGTTCCAATTTGGAAAATACAATTTGGACATTATAGAGATGTTAAGTGGGCACCAGGCACACCAGTTCAAAGGCCTTGGTCTAGACCGACAGCTGCAGCATCAACAGCAAGTTCAATTGCACCAGCATCAgcttcaacagcagcagcaacaggctGAGTCTTCTGGAGCGCTTCTTTCCGGGCTGGGCTTGGGCCCCCTCCAGGGGTCCAGAAGCAACGCCTTTTCAGATTCTGCATCCATTTTTGCCAAAATGagcgcccctcctcccccacccctgcaACAACAGCCTTCCTCGTCCCAAAGCTCCCGCTCCAAGTCCAGTAAGATGAGTGGCAGCAGCTCCAGCCACTCTTCCAGCTACCCCCAGTTCCTCCGGTCCTTCCATCCTTCTGAGAGCCCACTAGCACAGGAGCAGCTGCACCCCAGTGTGAGCCGCTTTGAGCACTTTGCTGGGGGAAGCAGTGCTGGTGGGAGTTCTGGGGGTTTAGGAGGACTGGTAACATCTGcacctccactccctcctcccctacatcctggcctctctgtccctcAAGCATCCCCTggcccctcttcctcttctccgtcCCCCTCTAGCTCTGTGGCCACCTCTAACAACCCTTCGAGCAGCAGTGCAGTCAGTACACTGGGACATCAGCTCGTCGGGACGCAGTCTGATGCACGCAGCCTTCATCAACAGTTCAGTTGCATGCTGGCAGCTAATCAGTATTTCCTTTCTGGGGTGCCTGCCAATGCTAGTTTAGAGCAATTTCTCGTTCAACAAGGCACCCACAACCACCTGGGGATAGGTTTAAGTCAGTCAGGTGGGGATTCTAGTTCCGGCCTTGCTCCACCGCCAGCTTTGCATTCTTCACACTCCCACGGGCACTCTACTGCCCAGCCACAGCCGCCCCCGCAGCAGCCTccactgcaacaacaactgccaCCCCACAGCCTGTCCCatcctcactctcactctcatcaccacctccacccaggctCCCAGCCATCTTCCCTGAGTGGTTTTGACTTCCAGGGCATCCCGGTCCTCTCATCTAATCAAATAGCGTCCCTAATGCAGCAGGAGGCTGGCTTGCCCCTCCCCTTACCACTTCATTTGTCCTTGTCAAAAGATGATGGTAAAGGGGAGAACAGTGGAGGGGGAAGCGGTAGCAGCAGTAGGAGGAAGAAAGCGATGGCGGGCTACTTACCCCAGAGAAAATCTGATAATGTTAGTAGTAACAGCAGTAGCCATGGGCATAGCAGCCACGGTGGGAACCCTAATGCAAGCAGTAGTGGAGGAGGGCTTAGCCATGGTCAACCACCGGCATTAATTGGAGGTGGCGTTGGAGGGGAGAACCCCGCCCTCcatgcttcctcttcctcatcctctgtagtttcttcttcttcttctgccccCTCTACTGTGGCTTCAGTGCAGGTTAATAATAATTCACACCTTTCCAAACGAGATAACCAAGGCCCCTTGCAACACAATACCACGCAGCCTGAAGAGGACTGTGTCTACAACTGTGGGGAGTGTAACAAGAGCTTTAATCACCTGTCGAGTCTTCGAAGACATCTGCGCATGCATGAACCTACAGCAGCAGGTACAAGCAACACATCTGCGACCGGCCCAAATCCAATTCACATCAAAGCACAACTAGACCCAAGCCTTCCCCACTCCACACAAGACACAGCGCCGCCCTCTGTTAATTCCTGTTCGAGCCCAGATAAGATGTTTAGTTGCTCTGATTGTGGCAAGGGCTTTAAAAAGAAGGGACACCTACTACAGCATGGGGTCATACACTCGTCGGCCCGGCCCTACGGCTGCTCCACCTGCTCTCGTGCTTTTAACCGCAGAGAGTCACTGACTCGTCATGAGAAGATTCATGAAGAGAAGCCATTCAGATGTCCAGCCTGTGGACGCTCCTTTAGAGAGAGCACCTCTCTTCTCAACCATGCTGCCTCGGGAACGTGCGGCAAGCCAGGTAGGGGTCCCAAACAGAGGTGCGACAAGACAGGCCTGGATGGGAATGACAGACTAGGTTGCAGTAGTGAGACGGGGAGTAGGAATGGGGAAACGTACCAGGTGAACAGAGGTGTGATTTATGGGAAAACTGAAGAGGATGATGGTGTCATTGTGGTGGGGGAAGGGGAGCCAAAATCTGGGCTAGTCTGTGATGGTATTTTTCAACCCGGGAGGGGAGGGAATCCAAacgagagggacagaggagatGGTAAATATCCCTCTGACTACTCTCGTAATCGATATACAGGTTACCATGATGACCACCATTCTCAAGGTAACCCCTCTCCGGGCTATTCGGGTGCCTCCCCGTGTGGGGGTGGGATGGGAGGCCCCGCACTACGAAAGGCACCCTTGGCCCCAACTTTGCATCCTCATCCCCCGAGTCAAAGCCAGCATCACCAgcatcaccaacaacaacaacagccacacCTGCCCCTATCCTCTCTGCTAGATGACTCAGAAGACGATGTGACCAGTTCTGTTAATCATGCTATTTCTGCTATAacagcagccagcagcagcgGAAACAGGGGTGATGACCGGGGAGATATTATTGGGGGCTTGTTAGGGGGTCTAGGCTTAGGTCCCCTAGGCTCACCATCATCCACGTCTGGTATAGATAAAAGCTTCAGAGGTGGGGTGAATCAGGGGAACATGAACGGTAACCCACAGAATGCTAATGTCAAACCAAAGCGTCCCCGAAAGCCACGAGCCAAAAAGGATCCGAACGCCCCTGGTCAACCTCCTAAACGCAGGCAGTATACGCCCAGATCCGGACCCAGTGGTCTCCCCCGTCCGTatctctgcagtgtgtgtggcaAGGGATTCGCCCGGCGTGAGACACTGCGTAGGCACGACCGCGTGCATACCGGCGAGAAGTCGCACCACTGCTCTGTCTGCGGAAAATATTTCCGAGAGGCCTTTCACCTGAGCAAGCATCAAACGGTTCACTCTGGGGCCAAGAATTACAAATGCGCAATCTGCGGGAAAGAATTTGGCTACTCCCAAAGCCTCAGGAGGCATAACAAGCTCCACCAGAAAGGGGAGATAGAAGAGGTTCCCACCACACCAGCTGGGGAGACTCTGAACAGCTTTAACCCAAACACCCAGTGTAGAGGGTCCCAAGATGGAAGCCAGAACGAGgcaaacacctcctcctcctattacTCATATGCTCAAGATGTAAAGCCTCAAGGATCCGacacccaacccccaccccgGCTCTACACCTGTGCTATTTGCTGGAAGTCATTCCGCCATCACTTCCATCTGACTGCCCATCACCAGACGGTGCACGAAGGTGGAAGTGAAAAATTATTCTGCTGTGAGGTGTGCGGTAAGGCCTTCGCCTATTCCAACAGCCTCACCAGACATCGTCAATCGCAGCACGGACTGACACGCACCGAGCAGTCCAACCCGCGGGAGGGTAGCAGCGGCTCGGCCGAAAGCCGGGGCGGGCCGGATGTGGGTCAGTCCACCTCGGAGAGCGAGGCCGCCACCAACGTGCTGTTACAGATGGCTCCGTCCGCTGAATCCCACGGAGGACACAGCGTCGTGACTCACGGTCATCCCCAGGCTGCCCCGCAGCCCCCCGCCGGTTACTCTCCTTTGTTTTACGACACCGCCACAGCCCAGCCCCCAGCCTCTAACGCTCTGCCTTACTCTCAGCCCCTGCCCCCAAACTCCACCGTCATCCCCGCCCAGCACCAGCACTCCCCGGCCGGAGTCAAGGGGGAGCACATCTACCCGGCGGGCTCGCGTAGCCACACGCTGCACACCACCGCCCCGTTCCAGCCGCTCACGGAGCTCCCGTCCACCGAGCAtcaccaccttcatcatcaccattcacatcatcatcatcatcagcatcataaTCATCCCCCCCTCAGTACCCACCAGtcccaccaacaccatcatgAGCCCAGCCTCCAGTCTTCGCCCGAGGAAATAAAAAGGcgcccagctaaaaaaaaaaactccctccagaggggagagatgggaaCCAAATGGGGGGCATCAGATACAGCTCGAGGTAAACGGAGCACCAGGTGGAGGAAGACGGGGTCAGCGACGGGATTgaggttaaaaaataaaaagccaggCACTTTACTTTTAAAGATTCGAAGAGGGGGGGAACACGGAGGGGGAGGCTACGAGCTCGTCACCACAGGGGGAGCAAAAGTGCAGATTATGAGGTCCCTTAAATCGGTCAAGAATTTCACCTGCCCAATATGCCCCAACGCAATGTTTTCTTACCAAGCAGGGCTGCTGGTTCACAGGGCTCTCAAACACCCACAGAAGGCCTTGTCCCCCCAGGAGCGTCTGCAGTGTAGCGTGTGTGGGAGGCAGTCGCCCAGTCCTCTGGCCGCCTTTATACACCGAGCGACCCACCGTGCCAAAGGGTCGTTCTCTTGCCGCCGCTGCTCGGCCTGCTTCTGGAACGCCACGCTCCTGGAGCGGCACAGAGCTTTCTGCTGCCGCAGGGCCAAGGGGTCCCAGCGGGGGTCCACTCTCAGCCTGAAGCCGTCCAAAATGGCGGCACAGAGTGGGAACCAAGAAGAAAGCAGCGAGAGCTCATACCAACCGGAGGTGTACGGATACTGA